The Candidatus Methylomirabilis sp. nucleotide sequence CTCGCAATCATGATTATGAAGCGTTGTGCCAAATCGAGCGGCCGCTCAGAGAGAAACGCGGTCTCCCGCCCTTTGGCTTCCTCATCCTACTCCTGGTCACTGCTGTAAACGAGGCTCACACGCAGGCGAAAGCCGAGCGACTCGCCGACCTTCTCCTGGAGCGGGCTGGTTCATCCGTTACCATCGAGGGACCTGCGCCGGCGCCGCTTTACCGACTGAAAGGACGCTATCGCTGGCAGATCCTCGCCAAAGGTCATGACTCGAGTACATTGCATCGCTGGGTGAAGGAGACGATTGCGCTGCTCCCGCCATTAGAACAAGCGGGAGTCGAGATCGATGTCGATCCCGTTGATCTGTGTTGAGCAAGCAGCAATCAGCTCAGCAGGTAAATAGACTGAAGACTGAAGGCTTTTAGGAATAGGATTCAATGAGTAGTTACGAGCCTTCACCAATTGTCTTTTGAACGATGATGTATTACAGTAGCGGCATAATGACGAGAATAATGAGCCCAAGGGAGACCGAGTCGCCGCTTCGCATGGGCGAATCCCTGGACAACCTTGGCATCTCGGGTCTAAAGGTCATCCAGAGTCTGACGGGCTTCCGCTATTCGATGGATGCGCTATTGCTGGCGCAGTGGGCCGCACCGCAATCCACCGATCGAGTCCTTGATCTCGGCTGCGGAAACGGCGCCATCGCCTTCCTGCTGGCTCATCGGCATCCACATATCCGCATCATTGGACTTGAGGTTCAGCCTGCCTTGGCTGACCGGGCCTGGCGGGGCACACGATTCAATGGGTTACAGAGCCGCATCGAGATCATGGAGGGCGACCTTCGTCAGATTAGAGGGCTACTGCCGGCGTCGAGCTTTGATATGGTGCTTTGCAACCCGCCGTATCGGGAACTCAGCCGAGGTCGGCTGAGCCCGGCTCTCGAGATTCAACAGGCCAAACATGAGCTAACCGTCACCCTTCAAGAGGCGATTGCGGCCATCCGATATGTGCTCGCCCCCAAAGGACGAGCGCACCTGATCTACCATGCCTCTCGGCTTACCGATGTACTGAGCGGCCTCAGGGCTGATCGGTTAGAGCCGAAAATGTTGCGGCTGGTCCATTCCTACCCTGGCGCCGAGGCGGAACTGTGCTTGATTGAGGCGCGGCGAGACGGGCGGCCAGGACTGCAGATCCTTGCCCCTCTTTTTGTCTATCAAACACGGAGCGGACCTTTGTCACCCGGTATGGAAGCTATCTATCACAGTCTGGCTACCTCTGACGTACGGAGTGGAGGAGCATGAGTCGATACACCATCGCCCTTGCGCAGATTAACCCCGCTCTCGGCGATCTGGAGCGGAACCTGGCCCTGCATGAAAAGACGGCTGAGGAGGCGATCGTCCGGGGTGCCAGCCTTGTGATCTTTCCCGAACTGAGCCTAACCGGGTACTTTCTCAAGGATATTGTCTCATCCGTAGCCTTTCCCCTGACCAGTTCCATCCTCGATAGACTTCGAAATCTGAGCCGTCGTATCGATCTTGTTATTGGACTGGTCGAGGAATCGCCTGAACACCTGTTCTATAATACCGCTCTCTACCTTTCTATGGGTGAGATCCGGCATGTCCACCGCAAGGTCTATTTGCCCACGTATGGGATCTTCGATGAGCAACGATACCTTGCGGAAGGCGGTCAGATCAGGACATTTCGCGCAAAAGTCGGTCGGTCTGCGATCCTGATCTGCGAAGACATGTGGCATCCATCGGCGGTATTCGTTGCCTCCCTCGATGGGATGAAGATTCTTATCTCGCCCTCCGCCAGTCCGGGTCGCGGGGGTCTGGAAGAAGGCAAATCGTTCGCGAACGCCAGAGCCTGGGAGACGATCAACCGGGCCTATGCCCAGCTCTTTACCTGCTATGTCCTCTACGCAAATCGGGTCGGATACGAGGATGGAGCCTGCTTCTGGGGCGGCTCAGAGGTGATCGCCCCCTCCGGCGAGCCGGTGGCCAAGGCAGAGTATCTCAGCGAACAGATCCTGGTGGCCGAGATCGATCCGGCAGAGGTCCGGCGAGCCAGGATGTTGAATCCATTAGTTCGCGATGAGCGATTGGATGTTACGTTGCGAGAGTTAGAGCGGGTGAGAAGGGAGGGGGCCAGGTGATCGGTCTCTCCTTAAATTGCGAATTTGTCCAACAAATCCTGACCGGGTTTATTACCAACGAAGTCCGAAAGACCGGGTTCAGTCGTGTCGTGGTTGGGCTGTCCGGCGGGGTGGATTCAGCGCTATCCGCCTATCTCGGAGCCGAGGCCCTCGGCGCTGAGAATGTCTTAGCCCTCCTGATGCCGTACCGAACCAGCAGTCCGGAGAGTCGGGAGCACGCCGAACTGGTGGTGAAACGACTCCGCATCCAATCGGACGTCATCGAGATCACGCCGATGGTAGACGCCTACTTCGAACGCTTCCCCGAGTCAGATCAGGTCCGCCGCGGCAACAAGATGGCCCGCGAGCGAATGACCATCCTCTTCGACCATTCGGCCAAGCTCAAGGCCCTGGTCCTGGGGACCAGCAACAAGACGGAGCTGCTGCTGGGATATGGCACGCTGTATGGTGATATGGCCAGCGCCATCAATCCCCTAGGTGACCTGTACAAGACCCAGATCAGGCACCTGGCGCGCCACATGGGCATCCCGGAGGTCATCGTTGGTAAGGCGCCCAGTGGCGATCTCTGGGTTGGGCAAACAGATGAGGCGGAGCTTGGCTTCACCTACGAGGAGGTCGATCGAGTCCTCTACCTGATGGTGGACCGCCGGTACGACATCCCCGATCTTATCGCCGCCGGATTCGACGAGCGATTCGTCAGAGCCGTTCTCGCCAAGGTCCAAGCCTCCCAGTACAAACGGCGCCTGCCCCTTATCGCCAAGATCTCCGCCCGCACCATTGACCGCGACTTCCGCTACCCACGCGACTGGGGCAAGTAGCGCTGTTATTGGATCCACAGCGGGTTCATTCCCCGCAGCTTGCCGTAAGTTCGTCATACCGGAGAAAGCCGGTATCCAGAAGGCCAAGCTGGATTCCCCCGTATCCAGTACGGGGCAGGCTCGTCGAGCACGGAATGACGGGCCAGATCTCACCCTCCTCGATAACGCAGGCCTCACGAACCGGTCGGTGGCGAACCCTTTCCCTACTTAAAGGCATAGTCCAGGTAGACGTGGTACGCCATGAGCAGCAACAACGCCATAGATAATCCGACATGGGCGCTGATCCATACCGGTCTGTACCAAGGCTTGTGGATTTTGACGATTTGAAAATTGAACAGGCCGGTGAGGAAGGCCAGCAACAACGTCAGGCTGAGGATTTCGAGATAGCCGTATCCCAAGGTTTGGGAATGTCCAAAGAAAAACAACAGAAGCAGGGCGCCGAACAGTTTGTGGCGATCCATCATGGTTGCGACATTGCGCTGCTCCCCCTGAGCGCGCTTCACGGAAAAACGCCATTGATACAGAACAAACGCAAACAATCCGAAGCCTGTGGCGAGCTTATACGTGTTGTCGCCTTGCAGTCCGGTCAATAAGGTCCACTGCCACCCCGTCGATTGCTGGACAAGCAAAGCCACCAGCAGGAACAGACCCAGCCAAAAATACCCCTTGGTGGGTACACCGGACTTCAGGCCGTCCGTGAGTAACGATTTAAATCGGTTGAAGCCTTGCATAAAGACCAGGCTTTTAACGGGCAATGACAAGGGCACCTCCTTCTTTGTTCGCTGCAGACCCTCCTGGTTTAGGCTTGCTTGCCAGTGAGCTGAGCACCGCCAAGGTGTGCGGGGCTGTGCGCTTGGCGATTTCCCCCATGAACACCTCGGAGCTTGGCAGGAAATAACCCTCAGCCGGCCAGTGTTCGCCAATGGTGGGGGGATTGGCAAATTTCCGCGCCTTTTCAAGATAAGACTCGTAGGCATCCTTGAAGCCTTGACGTAAGGCGGCGAGCGTGCGGAGCAACTCGTCCATGGACACGCTGCCGCTTGGGTACATCCACGTGGTCGCGCCCATCACATCATTGAGCTTCCAGTCGTGCTTCGGTGATTGTTCGTGCTTGTTGTGGCATTGGATGCAGCCCTCGACAACCGCCACATCACTGAACATGGCGACCTGCATTTGAATGTCGGGCATGAAGAAGAATTGCGGCTTGAGGGTTTGCTTGACCACCTGGAATTTTTCCAACTGCAGCCCCTCGAAGCGGTTCGCTGAGTTGACGGGATAGTCCGATCCCAGGAACAGGCTGAGCGGCGTCGGGTTCTTTTCCAGGCTTTTCGCCGTCTCACGCAGAAACAACGCGGGCAAAGGGCCGGCCTCTACGTCCGCATCGCGCCAACGCTCGTCAAACTTCAAGCCGGTCTGCTTGCCCGCGCCGACAACTTCCTTGGTCCACATCGCCCTCACCACGTCGTTTTCCGCCTTGAGAATCTCAAACATCCGTTCCACCGGGATGGCCGCGTCGGAGATCTTCTTCTCTTCCAATGGCGGCGGGGCGCTCACAAATAGGTATATGCTTAAGGCACCCAGCGCCAGGCAGGCGATCCAGAAGTTTTGTTTAGCCATCTTAACCATCCTGTTTTGCTTTGTAGTGAAGGGTTGTGCCGTAAGGGGAGGGCCCGCCGTCAAAATAGGCGCGGATTTTCTCTGTCGGCGTTCGCTTACCGACCGATTTCTCGATCTGCATGATGTGGTTGCCGTGGAAGTCGTGGCAACCCAGGCAGGAGTCCCATTGCTTATCGGCGATCAGATCCGCATGGGATACGTCGATCGGATCTTTCTTTAACCGGGTGTTCTTGTGGCAGTTCACGCAATAGCCGGTCTCCGCCAACGTGACACGCCTGCCATGGTGCTCGGCGTGACAGGAGACGCACTGATGGGGACGCAGCTTCTCCCGAGCCTGGCTGAAACGGGGCTCGAGGAAGCGATAGACCGGGTGACGGTCATTGGGCCGCTCGTGACAGGCCATACAGTCCGCATTACCCACAGGAAGTCGTCCGAAGAAGGGGGCGGGCCCTTCGCGCCGGCCAAAGGCATGGCGCAGGTTGGCCTGAATCTGCTGACGGAAGCTGCCCGGTGCGTGTTTATGGCAGGCCGCGCAGGCAAGCTTACCGTGGCCTGTATTCATAGGTCCTTTAGCATGAAACCACTCCCCGACGGGAAGCACGGTAAACGCCAGGATCGCAAGTCCCAAACAAAAGCCGATCACGTAGGCGCGGTTTTGCCATTTCCGTGCTCCTCCAGCTTTCGCTCTCATAGCCACCACATCACGCTACGCGCCAGAAACTCATGCTGATGTATTAGGCCTTATTATGTTTGTCTGCTGTGGAGCTTACCGGTGGCGAAGATGAAACGTCTGCTCACCCTCCGAATGAAGAGGGTGGGGGTGATCTGAAGGCAACCACTTAGCTCACCCCCACCCTATCCTTCCGCCCCTCAAGAGAACTTCTGAGAGCTACTCGATGACCTCCATAATCCGACTCTGCACATTTGAGGCTAACGTCATCAGTTCGCTGCGAAGCGCTTTACGCTCATCGAGAGCCAAAATTTTATCAAAGTTACTGAAGTCGCCCACCTCAATCGTAATGACTCGCTCCAACTTATTTGCCAAATGGTCCCCAAAGACGTGGAACCTCGAGACCCCTTGGTTGCCGAGCCAAAACTTTTTCATTTTACCGATCAAGAAGGCATCCAATGCCTCTTCTTTCCCTGGTGAGACTTCACACATGATGTGATAGATCATCGTTCCTCCTCCTTTGACATCGAGTGTACGTTATGGTTGTCTCCCTTCATCTCTACACACTTCATCGATCACCCCCCTTCCAGAGATCAGTGCGCCGAACTGCTGCATACTCATCAATCGCCTCGAGTGCTCTTGGGGGACGCACCGGCTGTCGTTATCGAGTACGATCCTGACGCACGCCTGCTTGTAGCACTTAGCCATCATTCAGCGCGTCGCTCCCGTCGGTCCTGGCATTATGGGGTCTTGGTAAAGCTTCTGATATAGACCACCAGCTCCTTGATTTCGGGATCGGTCAGTTTTAGCCCAAACGAAGGCATCGATGCTTTACCTTGCTTAATAGTTCGAAAGAGAACGTCATCAGACCGTGTTTGCATATAGGCCGGATCGGCCATGTTAGGCACCTTAAACATAAAAAACAACGCCATCGCCTGCGGTCCATTGCCTTTTCCGCTTGCGCCATGGCATCGAGCACACCCGGCAGCATCGTACTTCGACTGACCGCTTACCGTATTTTTGGGCTCAGCGGCAAGCGTGGACGAGGCCCCCACGACGAACAACATCACCATCACGCATAACCACTGGCAACGGAGCCGGGACGGAAAAAAAACGCGCATCGTAATTGCCCTCCTCTCATCTAAAGGGGTAACCTGTGCGTGCAGCGTTGTGTCACTTGTGTATACGTGGTTGGCGAGCTAAATCTATGATATCAAAGGGTTACGGATAATACAATGCTTTTTGACTGTAACGTTCTGGGTTAGGTCTCACGGAAAAGGCTTCCGCGCTTACAAAGCGACACCCCCAGCACAGCGTTATCGCTACGCTGGGGGTGTCGGAACGAAGTGTGATGTACCTACCTAGATTATCGGGTTAGAAGGCTTCATCGCCAGCCGCCCAGGCCTCTCTCTCTTTCGCCTTCTCCTTATCGTAGATTGTCCATTCGCCTTCCTCAACGACGGCCTCGCGGACCATCCGCCCCGCCCTTGACAGAATGAAATAGACGAGAGGCAGTACGCCACCAAAGAGGAAGATCGCCCCGCCGACCGTGCGCATCCACGTCAAGGTGATCCACACGTTATCCGTAACGTGCGCCTGCGCTCGGGCAGCCCAGAGGCCTTGCTTGAAGACGGTCGCAACCTGGTACAGGCCAACCGGGAACAGATCCAACATCATCATCAGCACCAAGCCGACCTGCAGTGACCAGAACACACCCTTGATCAGCTTCTCATTCCAGGCAGAGCGCTGGAACAGGTGCTGGCAGGCAAACAGCATACCGGCAATGGCGATGTTACCCTTGACGCCGAACATGGCGGCATGCGCATGGTTACCAGTGAGATAGGTGCCGTGCTCATAGTAGTTGACGATGGGTAGGTTGATCAGTGAGCCGAAGACGCCCGCGCCGAAGATGTTCCAGAAGTTGACGGCAAGGATGAACGTCCAGACGCCCTCCATCACGAAGCGCTGCTTGCCCTCGGCAACGTTTTCCTGGGCCTTCGTCCGCTCCGTCCGCATCTTCCAGGCATCCAGGGTGATCAGGAGCAGTGGCAATACCTGCATGGTGGAGAACACGCTACCCAGTGCGATGATCCCTGTCGGCTTGGCGATCCAGTAGAAGTTGTGGGAGATCCCGATCAGGGCGGTCACCAGGAACATCATGACGGCCAGGAAGATAACCCGCTCGGCCATGGCCCGGTTGACCAGACCCATCTGTACCAGCATGTACCCAACGATACAGGTGGTGAACACTTCGAAGGTCACCTCAACCCACATATGGATGTTCATCCACCGCCAGTAGTCTGCGATGGCGAAGTTCTGGGTCGGGGTCATGAACATCCCGAAGAACAGGAACAGCACCATGATCCCGCTGCCGTAGAACAGCCAGGCCGGCACGGACCAGAGGTTCTGGCTCGTGATCCAGGGCTTCACGGCACGGAAGATGATAAAGACCCACAGACAGAACGAGGCCAGCATGAGAATGTGCCAGAACCGGCCGAGCTCCAGAAACTCCCACCCCTGGCTCCCGAACCAGTAGGCCATATCGTCGCTGAAGAATCCCGTGTGGCCGAGATAGATGCCGAACAGCGCGCCGGCGCCCACGATGAGACACAACGTAAAGAGCAGATTAATCAGGAACCGCTGGCCGTTCGGGACCTTCGAAATCCTGGGCAGGAAGAAGAGGGTATAGCCGACCCAAGCCATGAAGAACCAGTAGATCTGCACGATGGTATGCCAGCCGCGAGTGACCGTGAAGGGGATGATGAATCCGAGTATGCTGCGCTCCAGGTAGTTGGCCGGTCCCCCTCCGACGAAATCCTCTGCGCTCAGGATACCTGCGCACACCTGAACCAGGAACAGGATCACGGCGAAGGCAAAGAACTTATACGTGGCGCGCTGAGTTGGACGAACGTAGGCATCGCCCTTGTTTTCGAGGTCAACAGTGGTGAGCGACCAATCCCGCCCATTGAACGGCTCGCCGGGTAGGGTCTTCATTTCACCGTAGACATACAGGATCAGCATGGTGCCACAGAACAGCACGAAGATCGAGATAAAGCTCCAAATATACGTCGGGAACGTCGGGACGTTGCCGACAGCCGGATCGGGCGGCCAGTTGTGGGTATAGCTATAGTCCTCACCTGGCCGAGTCGCCCCGGAAACCCAACCTCCCCAGAAGAAATATCCCGCAAGCGCCTTGAGGTCTTCCGGGTTGTTGATATGATTTTTGATCCTTCCCTTCATAAAGGCTTCTTCATAACCGGCATCCGTAAACGTCCGCGTGTAATGAGTAATCAACTCTTGGTACGCAAAAGCCTGAGCCTCGTTAATACGAATAACATTGGCTTTCTCGTCATATCCATTCGCGCGGATCTCTCGTTTTACTCTCACCGCGATCATGTCCCGATCTTCTTGGGTCACGGGGCGCAGCTTCGCGATCTCATTCTCGTAGTACTTGCCCATC carries:
- a CDS encoding methyltransferase; protein product: MSPRETESPLRMGESLDNLGISGLKVIQSLTGFRYSMDALLLAQWAAPQSTDRVLDLGCGNGAIAFLLAHRHPHIRIIGLEVQPALADRAWRGTRFNGLQSRIEIMEGDLRQIRGLLPASSFDMVLCNPPYRELSRGRLSPALEIQQAKHELTVTLQEAIAAIRYVLAPKGRAHLIYHASRLTDVLSGLRADRLEPKMLRLVHSYPGAEAELCLIEARRDGRPGLQILAPLFVYQTRSGPLSPGMEAIYHSLATSDVRSGGA
- a CDS encoding nitrilase-related carbon-nitrogen hydrolase, with the protein product MSRYTIALAQINPALGDLERNLALHEKTAEEAIVRGASLVIFPELSLTGYFLKDIVSSVAFPLTSSILDRLRNLSRRIDLVIGLVEESPEHLFYNTALYLSMGEIRHVHRKVYLPTYGIFDEQRYLAEGGQIRTFRAKVGRSAILICEDMWHPSAVFVASLDGMKILISPSASPGRGGLEEGKSFANARAWETINRAYAQLFTCYVLYANRVGYEDGACFWGGSEVIAPSGEPVAKAEYLSEQILVAEIDPAEVRRARMLNPLVRDERLDVTLRELERVRREGAR
- a CDS encoding NAD+ synthase, producing the protein MIGLSLNCEFVQQILTGFITNEVRKTGFSRVVVGLSGGVDSALSAYLGAEALGAENVLALLMPYRTSSPESREHAELVVKRLRIQSDVIEITPMVDAYFERFPESDQVRRGNKMARERMTILFDHSAKLKALVLGTSNKTELLLGYGTLYGDMASAINPLGDLYKTQIRHLARHMGIPEVIVGKAPSGDLWVGQTDEAELGFTYEEVDRVLYLMVDRRYDIPDLIAAGFDERFVRAVLAKVQASQYKRRLPLIAKISARTIDRDFRYPRDWGK
- a CDS encoding DUF3365 domain-containing protein; this encodes MAKQNFWIACLALGALSIYLFVSAPPPLEEKKISDAAIPVERMFEILKAENDVVRAMWTKEVVGAGKQTGLKFDERWRDADVEAGPLPALFLRETAKSLEKNPTPLSLFLGSDYPVNSANRFEGLQLEKFQVVKQTLKPQFFFMPDIQMQVAMFSDVAVVEGCIQCHNKHEQSPKHDWKLNDVMGATTWMYPSGSVSMDELLRTLAALRQGFKDAYESYLEKARKFANPPTIGEHWPAEGYFLPSSEVFMGEIAKRTAPHTLAVLSSLASKPKPGGSAANKEGGALVIAR
- a CDS encoding cytochrome c encodes the protein MRVFFPSRLRCQWLCVMVMLFVVGASSTLAAEPKNTVSGQSKYDAAGCARCHGASGKGNGPQAMALFFMFKVPNMADPAYMQTRSDDVLFRTIKQGKASMPSFGLKLTDPEIKELVVYIRSFTKTP
- a CDS encoding cbb3-type cytochrome c oxidase subunit I, giving the protein MSPNHSGTLGKGNRTFGHILLIKKYWWLHALIVTTISVIGLVALGVWTYSSAPPLTNFVLSSNGQTVIPEWQIQRGKQVFHLKGLMTYGSFWGDGGERGPDYTAEALHHTYVSMGKYYENEIAKLRPVTQEDRDMIAVRVKREIRANGYDEKANVIRINEAQAFAYQELITHYTRTFTDAGYEEAFMKGRIKNHINNPEDLKALAGYFFWGGWVSGATRPGEDYSYTHNWPPDPAVGNVPTFPTYIWSFISIFVLFCGTMLILYVYGEMKTLPGEPFNGRDWSLTTVDLENKGDAYVRPTQRATYKFFAFAVILFLVQVCAGILSAEDFVGGGPANYLERSILGFIIPFTVTRGWHTIVQIYWFFMAWVGYTLFFLPRISKVPNGQRFLINLLFTLCLIVGAGALFGIYLGHTGFFSDDMAYWFGSQGWEFLELGRFWHILMLASFCLWVFIIFRAVKPWITSQNLWSVPAWLFYGSGIMVLFLFFGMFMTPTQNFAIADYWRWMNIHMWVEVTFEVFTTCIVGYMLVQMGLVNRAMAERVIFLAVMMFLVTALIGISHNFYWIAKPTGIIALGSVFSTMQVLPLLLITLDAWKMRTERTKAQENVAEGKQRFVMEGVWTFILAVNFWNIFGAGVFGSLINLPIVNYYEHGTYLTGNHAHAAMFGVKGNIAIAGMLFACQHLFQRSAWNEKLIKGVFWSLQVGLVLMMMLDLFPVGLYQVATVFKQGLWAARAQAHVTDNVWITLTWMRTVGGAIFLFGGVLPLVYFILSRAGRMVREAVVEEGEWTIYDKEKAKEREAWAAGDEAF